The Myroides fluvii region AAGAAAATAGTACCTTTGTTGCAAATCAATTTTTTCAGATGAATATCAAACTACTGGCTATCGGCAAAACAGATAATAAGGAATTACAAACCCTAATGAATGACTACATGAAGCGTTTGTCTTTTTACGTCAAATTTGACATGGAGATTATCGCTGATATCAAAAATGCTAAAAATCTATCCGAAGCCCAGCAAAAACAAAAAGAAGGTGAATTGATTTTAAGTAAAATTGGCCCTACTGATTTTTTGGTTCTCCTCGATGAAAAGGGAAAAGAATTCACAAGCGTAGATTTTGCGGATGAACTACAGAAGAGAATGAATGCGGGAATCAAGACCTTGGTATTTGTTATTGGTGGACCGTATGGTTTTTCAGAAGAAGTCTATAAAAATGCGAAAGGGAAAATATCACTTTCAAAAATGACATTTTCCCATCAAATGATTCGCTTATTTATTATTGAACAACTCTATCGCGGATTTACCATTTTGCGCAATGAGCCTTATCATCATCAGTAACCTAGTATATACGATCTTCGTTTACAAACTGCTTGCTTATTTTTAACTCTTCCAACAAGATTCTCAGTTGTAGATACTGTTCGA contains the following coding sequences:
- the rlmH gene encoding 23S rRNA (pseudouridine(1915)-N(3))-methyltransferase RlmH, whose protein sequence is MNIKLLAIGKTDNKELQTLMNDYMKRLSFYVKFDMEIIADIKNAKNLSEAQQKQKEGELILSKIGPTDFLVLLDEKGKEFTSVDFADELQKRMNAGIKTLVFVIGGPYGFSEEVYKNAKGKISLSKMTFSHQMIRLFIIEQLYRGFTILRNEPYHHQ